A region of Channa argus isolate prfri chromosome 8, Channa argus male v1.0, whole genome shotgun sequence DNA encodes the following proteins:
- the LOC137131950 gene encoding chloride channel CLIC-like protein 1 produces MGSWESASTLCARMLRVVLACSLSLALMGQQVEDDWVDPYDMLNYDATTKTMRKPTETANYNNVATKRREYTQDSCQAQLASCSRHVEDLQRQMGLCVLVFMAIICTQLWSTAS; encoded by the exons ATGGGTAGTTGGGAAAGCGCTTCTACTCTCTGTGCCAGGATGCTTCGTGTTGTCCTGGCATGCAGCCTGTCGCTGGCCCTCATGGGACAGCAGGTGGAGGACGATTGGGTAGACCCTTATGATATGTTAAACTACGATGCAACCACCAAAACGATGAGGAAACCTACTGAG ACAGCAAACTATAACAATGTGGCGACTAAAAGAAGAGAGTACACTCAGGACTCCTGCCAGGCTCAGCTGGCATCTTGTAGCAGACATGTAGAGGATCTGCAGAGACAG ATGGGGCTGTGTGTTCTGGTCTTTATGGCCATCATCTGCACTCAACTGTGGTCAACGGCCTCCTG a
- the lpar3 gene encoding lysophosphatidic acid receptor 3 — protein MAQENYSCHYDKLMGFFYNNTGIEDKWDKAQLILAQVVGSLFCCFILLSNSMVIAAVITNKRFHYPFYYLLANLAASDFLAGIAYVYLMFNTGEVSRKLTVNAYFFRQGMLDVSLSASLANLLVIALERYISVMNWKVHSNLTKRRVTLLIVLVWAISIFMGAVPSLGWNCICNLGDCSRLAPIFSRSYLTFWSGSNLVVFLVMVAIYMRIYTYVKKKTSVLTPHTSGSINRKRTPIKLIKTVMVVLGAFVFCWTPGLVVLLLDGLNCKSCMVIKSKRWLLLLAVLNSVMNPCIYSYKDEEMWTTIKNLLRCIGNGTRRQRSSKANTRPLSSTQDTGNSQPPSEEMKNDDQSILKA, from the exons ATGGCTCAGGAGAACTACAGCTGTCATTACGACAAACTCATGGGCTTCTTCTACAACAACACTGGCATTGAAGATAAATGGGACAAAGCTCAGCTCATCCTGGCCCAGGTGGTGGGCTCTCTCTTCTGCTGTTTCATTCTGCTCTCCAACTCCATGGTCATAGCTGCTGTGATCACCAACAAGAGGTTTCACTACCCATTCTACTATCTTCTTGCCAACCTCGCCGCCTCGGACTTCCTTGCAGGAATAGCTTATGTGTACCTCATGTTTAACACAGGTGAGGTGTCACGAAAACTGACAGTCAATGCATACTTCTTCCGCCAAGGTATGCTGGATGTCAGTCTCTCAGCCTCGCTGGCTAATCTGCTGGTAATAGCTCTGGAGCGCTACATCTCCGTTATGAACTGGAAAGTTCATAGCAACCTGACTAAGAGGAGAGTGACCCTGCTCATTGTGCTGGTGTGGGCCATCTCCATCTTCATGGGGGCCGTGCCCAGCCTGGGATGGAACTGCATCTGCAACCTGGGCGATTGCTCCAGGCTGGCTCCAATCTTTAGCAGGAGCTACCTGACCTTCTGGTCTGGCTCTAACCTGGTCGTGTTTTTGGTAATGGTGGCCATCTACATGAGGATCTACACATATGTCAAAAAGAAGACGTCAGTGCTTACACCACACACCAGCGGTTCCATCAACCGCAAGAGGACGCCCATTAAGCTTATCAAGACTGTCATGGTCGTGCTGG GGGCCTTTGTGTTCTGCTGGACCCCCGGCCTGGTTGTTCTTCTGCTTGATGGCCTCAACTGTAAGAGCTGTATGGTCATAAAATCAAAACGCTGGCTACTGCTCCTGGCTGTTCTTAACTCTGTCATGAACCCCTGCATCTATTCCTACAAGGACGAGGAAATGTGGACAACCATCAAGAACCTCTTGCGTTGCATTGGCAATGGCACGCGACGGCAGCGGTCGTCGAAGGCCAACACCAGGCCGCTTAGCTCTACTCAGGATACGGGCAACAGTCAGCCTCCCTCGGAAGAGATGAAAAATGATGATCAGAGCATATTGAAAGCCTGA
- the LOC137131953 gene encoding afadin- and alpha-actinin-binding protein-like isoform X2 produces the protein MPEVSLVKDFHSSAAECRTTPLRQFSQSLLPSHKKSYMPSTFCTEHNVQECLTHINQEVSSFGLPPVWTEAASSSDLNVVAVLNCMYDLIQLHRKGLRTLENMEVEQLKSTSNVDHLQFTSTQLKEQLELSKRENTGLLERERQLHLKVKSLQNCLKNEKEEVQKLQNIVASRASQYNHEMKRKEREYNKLKERLNQFLVDKKEKKPGIDVLNSIGRADGKRSLWKTEKTEAKHEGDMYKTLLSDYDTRQRELVLENAELRKVLQQMKKDIVSILNSKKPLLKGDKSEDGFIQAELEEDEEIFNSSKESVESYCVHAREKLTNSIRLQWRRLKSHVERLDSQASSSQMDETKSSDSVPQETHEEEKDRLKLEIQQCKDFIQTQQQLLQQQLCSTCDEEAASLLSDCYMLQENERLKQEWKTLEEQRKIFERERKNFTEAAIRLSYERKTFEEDRAMWLKHQFLNMSPFADSQKPQMSKSKSAFLISKTEVSAGSATEQLIKCQSGTASPTQRCVPLTSQSTAEMYHTLFNSSTKPKRSSKHVEESNVFCNGNVPAQPTWWNDSEDYSSHTHVMNSSI, from the exons ATGCCAGAGGTGTCTTTGG TCAAGGACTTTCACAGCAGTGCTGCTGAATGTAGAACAACCCCCCTGAGGCAATTTAGCCAATCACTGCTGCCATCGCACAAGAAGTCCTACATGCCCAGTACCTTTTGCACAGAGCATAATGTGCAAGAATGTCTGACACACATCAATCAG GAGGTGTCCTCTTTTGGCCTTCCACCAGTTTGGACAGAGGCAGCCAGCAGCTCAGACCTAAATGTTGTGGCTGTGCTAAATTGCATGTATGACCTGATTCAGCTACACCGCAAGGGACTTCGAACCTTGGAAAACATGGAAGTGGAGCAGCTGAAGTCAACTAGCAATGTGGACCACTTGCAGTTCACGAGCACCCAGCTCAAG GAGCAGCTTGAACTttccaaaagagaaaacacaggacTTCTTGAGAGAGAACGACAGCTGCACCTGAAAGTGAAAAGTTTGCAAAACTgcctaaaaaatgaaaaagaagag GTGCAAAAACTTCAGAACATTGTTGCAAGCCGTGCCAGTCAGTACAATCATGAgatgaaaagaaaggaaagagaataTAACAAACTGAAAGAGCGTCTTAATCAATTTCTGGTtgacaaaaaagagaagaagccaG GCATTGATGTATTAAATAGCATTGGAAGAGCTGATGGGAAAAGAAGCCTTTGGAAAACTGAAAAGACAGAGGCGAA GCATGAGGGGGATATGTATAAGACTCTGCTCAGCGACTACGACACTCGTCAGAGGGAGCTAGTGCTGGAAAATGCAGAGTTGAGAAAAGTGTTGCAACAGATGAAAAAAGACATCGtttcaattttaaattcaaagaaaCCACTGCTGAAAGGGGATAAAAGTGAAGATGGTTTCATACAG GCCGAGctggaggaagatgaggaaatATTTAATTCCAGTAAGGAAAGTGTAGAGTCGTATTGTGTTCACGCTCGGGAGAAGCTGACCAACAGTATTCGCCTCCAGTGGAGAAGACTCAAGAGCCACGTAGAAAGACTAGACAGCCAAG cgTCTTCGTCCCAGATGGATGAGACTAAAAGCTCTGATTCTGTTCCACAAGAGACTCatgaggaggagaaagacagaCTAAAGCTGGAGATTCAGCAGTGCAAAGACTTTattcaaacacaacagcagctccTACAG CAGCAGTTATGCTCCACGTGTGATGAGGAGGCGGCATCCCTGCTTAGTGACTGCTACATGCTGCAGGAGAATGAACGCCTCAAACAGGAGTGGAAGACACTAGAGGAACAGAGAAAGAtctttgagagagagaggaagaactTTACAGAAGCAGCCATAAGATTGAGCTATGAG AGGAAAACCTTTGAGGAGGATCGTGCAATGTGGCTCAAACACCAGTTTTTAAACATGAGTCCATTTGCAGACTCACAGAAACCCCAGATGTCAAAGTCTAAAAGTGCCTTTTTAATAT CTAAAACAGAGGTGAGTGCTGGGTCGGCCACAGAACAGCTCATCAAATGCCAATCTGGCACAGCCTCTCCCACACAGAGATGTGTCCCACTCACATCACAATCCACAGCTGAAATGTATCACACACTTTTTAACAG CTCAACTAAACCAAAGAGAAGCAGCAAGCATGTTGAAGAATCAAACGTCTTTTGTAATGGAAATGTTCCAGCTCAGCCCACGTGGTGGAACGACAGTGAAGATTacagcagtcacacacacgTAATGAATAGCTCCATATGA
- the LOC137131953 gene encoding afadin- and alpha-actinin-binding protein-like isoform X1: protein MPEVSLVKDFHSSAAECRTTPLRQFSQSLLPSHKKSYMPSTFCTEHNVQECLTHINQEVSSFGLPPVWTEAASSSDLNVVAVLNCMYDLIQLHRKGLRTLENMEVEQLKSTSNVDHLQFTSTQLKEQLELSKRENTGLLERERQLHLKVKSLQNCLKNEKEEVQKLQNIVASRASQYNHEMKRKEREYNKLKERLNQFLVDKKEKKPGIDVLNSIGRADGKRSLWKTEKTEAKHEGDMYKTLLSDYDTRQRELVLENAELRKVLQQMKKDIVSILNSKKPLLKGDKSEDGFIQAELEEDEEIFNSSKESVESYCVHAREKLTNSIRLQWRRLKSHVERLDSQASSSQMDETKSSDSVPQETHEEEKDRLKLEIQQCKDFIQTQQQLLQQQLCSTCDEEAASLLSDCYMLQENERLKQEWKTLEEQRKIFERERKNFTEAAIRLSYERKTFEEDRAMWLKHQFLNMSPFADSQKPQMSKSKSAFLISAKTEVSAGSATEQLIKCQSGTASPTQRCVPLTSQSTAEMYHTLFNSSTKPKRSSKHVEESNVFCNGNVPAQPTWWNDSEDYSSHTHVMNSSI from the exons ATGCCAGAGGTGTCTTTGG TCAAGGACTTTCACAGCAGTGCTGCTGAATGTAGAACAACCCCCCTGAGGCAATTTAGCCAATCACTGCTGCCATCGCACAAGAAGTCCTACATGCCCAGTACCTTTTGCACAGAGCATAATGTGCAAGAATGTCTGACACACATCAATCAG GAGGTGTCCTCTTTTGGCCTTCCACCAGTTTGGACAGAGGCAGCCAGCAGCTCAGACCTAAATGTTGTGGCTGTGCTAAATTGCATGTATGACCTGATTCAGCTACACCGCAAGGGACTTCGAACCTTGGAAAACATGGAAGTGGAGCAGCTGAAGTCAACTAGCAATGTGGACCACTTGCAGTTCACGAGCACCCAGCTCAAG GAGCAGCTTGAACTttccaaaagagaaaacacaggacTTCTTGAGAGAGAACGACAGCTGCACCTGAAAGTGAAAAGTTTGCAAAACTgcctaaaaaatgaaaaagaagag GTGCAAAAACTTCAGAACATTGTTGCAAGCCGTGCCAGTCAGTACAATCATGAgatgaaaagaaaggaaagagaataTAACAAACTGAAAGAGCGTCTTAATCAATTTCTGGTtgacaaaaaagagaagaagccaG GCATTGATGTATTAAATAGCATTGGAAGAGCTGATGGGAAAAGAAGCCTTTGGAAAACTGAAAAGACAGAGGCGAA GCATGAGGGGGATATGTATAAGACTCTGCTCAGCGACTACGACACTCGTCAGAGGGAGCTAGTGCTGGAAAATGCAGAGTTGAGAAAAGTGTTGCAACAGATGAAAAAAGACATCGtttcaattttaaattcaaagaaaCCACTGCTGAAAGGGGATAAAAGTGAAGATGGTTTCATACAG GCCGAGctggaggaagatgaggaaatATTTAATTCCAGTAAGGAAAGTGTAGAGTCGTATTGTGTTCACGCTCGGGAGAAGCTGACCAACAGTATTCGCCTCCAGTGGAGAAGACTCAAGAGCCACGTAGAAAGACTAGACAGCCAAG cgTCTTCGTCCCAGATGGATGAGACTAAAAGCTCTGATTCTGTTCCACAAGAGACTCatgaggaggagaaagacagaCTAAAGCTGGAGATTCAGCAGTGCAAAGACTTTattcaaacacaacagcagctccTACAG CAGCAGTTATGCTCCACGTGTGATGAGGAGGCGGCATCCCTGCTTAGTGACTGCTACATGCTGCAGGAGAATGAACGCCTCAAACAGGAGTGGAAGACACTAGAGGAACAGAGAAAGAtctttgagagagagaggaagaactTTACAGAAGCAGCCATAAGATTGAGCTATGAG AGGAAAACCTTTGAGGAGGATCGTGCAATGTGGCTCAAACACCAGTTTTTAAACATGAGTCCATTTGCAGACTCACAGAAACCCCAGATGTCAAAGTCTAAAAGTGCCTTTTTAATAT CAGCTAAAACAGAGGTGAGTGCTGGGTCGGCCACAGAACAGCTCATCAAATGCCAATCTGGCACAGCCTCTCCCACACAGAGATGTGTCCCACTCACATCACAATCCACAGCTGAAATGTATCACACACTTTTTAACAG CTCAACTAAACCAAAGAGAAGCAGCAAGCATGTTGAAGAATCAAACGTCTTTTGTAATGGAAATGTTCCAGCTCAGCCCACGTGGTGGAACGACAGTGAAGATTacagcagtcacacacacgTAATGAATAGCTCCATATGA
- the LOC137131953 gene encoding afadin- and alpha-actinin-binding protein-like isoform X3 — translation MPEVSLVKDFHSSAAECRTTPLRQFSQSLLPSHKKSYMPSTFCTEHNVQECLTHINQEVSSFGLPPVWTEAASSSDLNVVAVLNCMYDLIQLHRKGLRTLENMEVEQLKSTSNVDHLQFTSTQLKEQLELSKRENTGLLERERQLHLKVKSLQNCLKNEKEEVQKLQNIVASRASQYNHEMKRKEREYNKLKERLNQFLVDKKEKKPGIDVLNSIGRADGKRSLWKTEKTEAKHEGDMYKTLLSDYDTRQRELVLENAELRKVLQQMKKDIVSILNSKKPLLKGDKSEDGFIQAELEEDEEIFNSSKESVESYCVHAREKLTNSIRLQWRRLKSHVERLDSQASSSQMDETKSSDSVPQETHEEEKDRLKLEIQQCKDFIQTQQQLLQQLCSTCDEEAASLLSDCYMLQENERLKQEWKTLEEQRKIFERERKNFTEAAIRLSYERKTFEEDRAMWLKHQFLNMSPFADSQKPQMSKSKSAFLISAKTEVSAGSATEQLIKCQSGTASPTQRCVPLTSQSTAEMYHTLFNSSTKPKRSSKHVEESNVFCNGNVPAQPTWWNDSEDYSSHTHVMNSSI, via the exons ATGCCAGAGGTGTCTTTGG TCAAGGACTTTCACAGCAGTGCTGCTGAATGTAGAACAACCCCCCTGAGGCAATTTAGCCAATCACTGCTGCCATCGCACAAGAAGTCCTACATGCCCAGTACCTTTTGCACAGAGCATAATGTGCAAGAATGTCTGACACACATCAATCAG GAGGTGTCCTCTTTTGGCCTTCCACCAGTTTGGACAGAGGCAGCCAGCAGCTCAGACCTAAATGTTGTGGCTGTGCTAAATTGCATGTATGACCTGATTCAGCTACACCGCAAGGGACTTCGAACCTTGGAAAACATGGAAGTGGAGCAGCTGAAGTCAACTAGCAATGTGGACCACTTGCAGTTCACGAGCACCCAGCTCAAG GAGCAGCTTGAACTttccaaaagagaaaacacaggacTTCTTGAGAGAGAACGACAGCTGCACCTGAAAGTGAAAAGTTTGCAAAACTgcctaaaaaatgaaaaagaagag GTGCAAAAACTTCAGAACATTGTTGCAAGCCGTGCCAGTCAGTACAATCATGAgatgaaaagaaaggaaagagaataTAACAAACTGAAAGAGCGTCTTAATCAATTTCTGGTtgacaaaaaagagaagaagccaG GCATTGATGTATTAAATAGCATTGGAAGAGCTGATGGGAAAAGAAGCCTTTGGAAAACTGAAAAGACAGAGGCGAA GCATGAGGGGGATATGTATAAGACTCTGCTCAGCGACTACGACACTCGTCAGAGGGAGCTAGTGCTGGAAAATGCAGAGTTGAGAAAAGTGTTGCAACAGATGAAAAAAGACATCGtttcaattttaaattcaaagaaaCCACTGCTGAAAGGGGATAAAAGTGAAGATGGTTTCATACAG GCCGAGctggaggaagatgaggaaatATTTAATTCCAGTAAGGAAAGTGTAGAGTCGTATTGTGTTCACGCTCGGGAGAAGCTGACCAACAGTATTCGCCTCCAGTGGAGAAGACTCAAGAGCCACGTAGAAAGACTAGACAGCCAAG cgTCTTCGTCCCAGATGGATGAGACTAAAAGCTCTGATTCTGTTCCACAAGAGACTCatgaggaggagaaagacagaCTAAAGCTGGAGATTCAGCAGTGCAAAGACTTTattcaaacacaacagcagctccTACAG CAGTTATGCTCCACGTGTGATGAGGAGGCGGCATCCCTGCTTAGTGACTGCTACATGCTGCAGGAGAATGAACGCCTCAAACAGGAGTGGAAGACACTAGAGGAACAGAGAAAGAtctttgagagagagaggaagaactTTACAGAAGCAGCCATAAGATTGAGCTATGAG AGGAAAACCTTTGAGGAGGATCGTGCAATGTGGCTCAAACACCAGTTTTTAAACATGAGTCCATTTGCAGACTCACAGAAACCCCAGATGTCAAAGTCTAAAAGTGCCTTTTTAATAT CAGCTAAAACAGAGGTGAGTGCTGGGTCGGCCACAGAACAGCTCATCAAATGCCAATCTGGCACAGCCTCTCCCACACAGAGATGTGTCCCACTCACATCACAATCCACAGCTGAAATGTATCACACACTTTTTAACAG CTCAACTAAACCAAAGAGAAGCAGCAAGCATGTTGAAGAATCAAACGTCTTTTGTAATGGAAATGTTCCAGCTCAGCCCACGTGGTGGAACGACAGTGAAGATTacagcagtcacacacacgTAATGAATAGCTCCATATGA
- the LOC137131953 gene encoding afadin- and alpha-actinin-binding protein-like isoform X4, with amino-acid sequence MPEVSLVKDFHSSAAECRTTPLRQFSQSLLPSHKKSYMPSTFCTEHNVQECLTHINQEVSSFGLPPVWTEAASSSDLNVVAVLNCMYDLIQLHRKGLRTLENMEVEQLKSTSNVDHLQFTSTQLKEQLELSKRENTGLLERERQLHLKVKSLQNCLKNEKEEVQKLQNIVASRASQYNHEMKRKEREYNKLKERLNQFLVDKKEKKPGIDVLNSIGRADGKRSLWKTEKTEAKHEGDMYKTLLSDYDTRQRELVLENAELRKVLQQMKKDIVSILNSKKPLLKGDKSEDGFIQAELEEDEEIFNSSKESVESYCVHAREKLTNSIRLQWRRLKSHVERLDSQETHEEEKDRLKLEIQQCKDFIQTQQQLLQQQLCSTCDEEAASLLSDCYMLQENERLKQEWKTLEEQRKIFERERKNFTEAAIRLSYERKTFEEDRAMWLKHQFLNMSPFADSQKPQMSKSKSAFLISAKTEVSAGSATEQLIKCQSGTASPTQRCVPLTSQSTAEMYHTLFNSSTKPKRSSKHVEESNVFCNGNVPAQPTWWNDSEDYSSHTHVMNSSI; translated from the exons ATGCCAGAGGTGTCTTTGG TCAAGGACTTTCACAGCAGTGCTGCTGAATGTAGAACAACCCCCCTGAGGCAATTTAGCCAATCACTGCTGCCATCGCACAAGAAGTCCTACATGCCCAGTACCTTTTGCACAGAGCATAATGTGCAAGAATGTCTGACACACATCAATCAG GAGGTGTCCTCTTTTGGCCTTCCACCAGTTTGGACAGAGGCAGCCAGCAGCTCAGACCTAAATGTTGTGGCTGTGCTAAATTGCATGTATGACCTGATTCAGCTACACCGCAAGGGACTTCGAACCTTGGAAAACATGGAAGTGGAGCAGCTGAAGTCAACTAGCAATGTGGACCACTTGCAGTTCACGAGCACCCAGCTCAAG GAGCAGCTTGAACTttccaaaagagaaaacacaggacTTCTTGAGAGAGAACGACAGCTGCACCTGAAAGTGAAAAGTTTGCAAAACTgcctaaaaaatgaaaaagaagag GTGCAAAAACTTCAGAACATTGTTGCAAGCCGTGCCAGTCAGTACAATCATGAgatgaaaagaaaggaaagagaataTAACAAACTGAAAGAGCGTCTTAATCAATTTCTGGTtgacaaaaaagagaagaagccaG GCATTGATGTATTAAATAGCATTGGAAGAGCTGATGGGAAAAGAAGCCTTTGGAAAACTGAAAAGACAGAGGCGAA GCATGAGGGGGATATGTATAAGACTCTGCTCAGCGACTACGACACTCGTCAGAGGGAGCTAGTGCTGGAAAATGCAGAGTTGAGAAAAGTGTTGCAACAGATGAAAAAAGACATCGtttcaattttaaattcaaagaaaCCACTGCTGAAAGGGGATAAAAGTGAAGATGGTTTCATACAG GCCGAGctggaggaagatgaggaaatATTTAATTCCAGTAAGGAAAGTGTAGAGTCGTATTGTGTTCACGCTCGGGAGAAGCTGACCAACAGTATTCGCCTCCAGTGGAGAAGACTCAAGAGCCACGTAGAAAGACTAGACAGCCAAG AGACTCatgaggaggagaaagacagaCTAAAGCTGGAGATTCAGCAGTGCAAAGACTTTattcaaacacaacagcagctccTACAG CAGCAGTTATGCTCCACGTGTGATGAGGAGGCGGCATCCCTGCTTAGTGACTGCTACATGCTGCAGGAGAATGAACGCCTCAAACAGGAGTGGAAGACACTAGAGGAACAGAGAAAGAtctttgagagagagaggaagaactTTACAGAAGCAGCCATAAGATTGAGCTATGAG AGGAAAACCTTTGAGGAGGATCGTGCAATGTGGCTCAAACACCAGTTTTTAAACATGAGTCCATTTGCAGACTCACAGAAACCCCAGATGTCAAAGTCTAAAAGTGCCTTTTTAATAT CAGCTAAAACAGAGGTGAGTGCTGGGTCGGCCACAGAACAGCTCATCAAATGCCAATCTGGCACAGCCTCTCCCACACAGAGATGTGTCCCACTCACATCACAATCCACAGCTGAAATGTATCACACACTTTTTAACAG CTCAACTAAACCAAAGAGAAGCAGCAAGCATGTTGAAGAATCAAACGTCTTTTGTAATGGAAATGTTCCAGCTCAGCCCACGTGGTGGAACGACAGTGAAGATTacagcagtcacacacacgTAATGAATAGCTCCATATGA
- the LOC137131953 gene encoding afadin- and alpha-actinin-binding protein-like isoform X5 — protein MPEVSLVKDFHSSAAECRTTPLRQFSQSLLPSHKKSYMPSTFCTEHNVQECLTHINQEVSSFGLPPVWTEAASSSDLNVVAVLNCMYDLIQLHRKGLRTLENMEVEQLKSTSNVDHLQFTSTQLKEQLELSKRENTGLLERERQLHLKVKSLQNCLKNEKEEVQKLQNIVASRASQYNHEMKRKEREYNKLKERLNQFLVDKKEKKPGIDVLNSIGRADGKRSLWKTEKTEAKHEGDMYKTLLSDYDTRQRELVLENAELRKVLQQMKKDIVSILNSKKPLLKGDKSEDGFIQAELEEDEEIFNSSKESVESYCVHAREKLTNSIRLQWRRLKSHVERLDSQETHEEEKDRLKLEIQQCKDFIQTQQQLLQQLCSTCDEEAASLLSDCYMLQENERLKQEWKTLEEQRKIFERERKNFTEAAIRLSYERKTFEEDRAMWLKHQFLNMSPFADSQKPQMSKSKSAFLISAKTEVSAGSATEQLIKCQSGTASPTQRCVPLTSQSTAEMYHTLFNSSTKPKRSSKHVEESNVFCNGNVPAQPTWWNDSEDYSSHTHVMNSSI, from the exons ATGCCAGAGGTGTCTTTGG TCAAGGACTTTCACAGCAGTGCTGCTGAATGTAGAACAACCCCCCTGAGGCAATTTAGCCAATCACTGCTGCCATCGCACAAGAAGTCCTACATGCCCAGTACCTTTTGCACAGAGCATAATGTGCAAGAATGTCTGACACACATCAATCAG GAGGTGTCCTCTTTTGGCCTTCCACCAGTTTGGACAGAGGCAGCCAGCAGCTCAGACCTAAATGTTGTGGCTGTGCTAAATTGCATGTATGACCTGATTCAGCTACACCGCAAGGGACTTCGAACCTTGGAAAACATGGAAGTGGAGCAGCTGAAGTCAACTAGCAATGTGGACCACTTGCAGTTCACGAGCACCCAGCTCAAG GAGCAGCTTGAACTttccaaaagagaaaacacaggacTTCTTGAGAGAGAACGACAGCTGCACCTGAAAGTGAAAAGTTTGCAAAACTgcctaaaaaatgaaaaagaagag GTGCAAAAACTTCAGAACATTGTTGCAAGCCGTGCCAGTCAGTACAATCATGAgatgaaaagaaaggaaagagaataTAACAAACTGAAAGAGCGTCTTAATCAATTTCTGGTtgacaaaaaagagaagaagccaG GCATTGATGTATTAAATAGCATTGGAAGAGCTGATGGGAAAAGAAGCCTTTGGAAAACTGAAAAGACAGAGGCGAA GCATGAGGGGGATATGTATAAGACTCTGCTCAGCGACTACGACACTCGTCAGAGGGAGCTAGTGCTGGAAAATGCAGAGTTGAGAAAAGTGTTGCAACAGATGAAAAAAGACATCGtttcaattttaaattcaaagaaaCCACTGCTGAAAGGGGATAAAAGTGAAGATGGTTTCATACAG GCCGAGctggaggaagatgaggaaatATTTAATTCCAGTAAGGAAAGTGTAGAGTCGTATTGTGTTCACGCTCGGGAGAAGCTGACCAACAGTATTCGCCTCCAGTGGAGAAGACTCAAGAGCCACGTAGAAAGACTAGACAGCCAAG AGACTCatgaggaggagaaagacagaCTAAAGCTGGAGATTCAGCAGTGCAAAGACTTTattcaaacacaacagcagctccTACAG CAGTTATGCTCCACGTGTGATGAGGAGGCGGCATCCCTGCTTAGTGACTGCTACATGCTGCAGGAGAATGAACGCCTCAAACAGGAGTGGAAGACACTAGAGGAACAGAGAAAGAtctttgagagagagaggaagaactTTACAGAAGCAGCCATAAGATTGAGCTATGAG AGGAAAACCTTTGAGGAGGATCGTGCAATGTGGCTCAAACACCAGTTTTTAAACATGAGTCCATTTGCAGACTCACAGAAACCCCAGATGTCAAAGTCTAAAAGTGCCTTTTTAATAT CAGCTAAAACAGAGGTGAGTGCTGGGTCGGCCACAGAACAGCTCATCAAATGCCAATCTGGCACAGCCTCTCCCACACAGAGATGTGTCCCACTCACATCACAATCCACAGCTGAAATGTATCACACACTTTTTAACAG CTCAACTAAACCAAAGAGAAGCAGCAAGCATGTTGAAGAATCAAACGTCTTTTGTAATGGAAATGTTCCAGCTCAGCCCACGTGGTGGAACGACAGTGAAGATTacagcagtcacacacacgTAATGAATAGCTCCATATGA